TGGCTAGCAACACTTGCGCAGTACAAATATTACTCGTCGCTTTCTCGCGGCGAATGTGCTGTTCACGCGTCTGCAATGCCATGCGCAATGCACGGTTACCCTGTGCATCGATGGTCACACCAATGATGCGTCCGGGCATTTTTCTTTTGAATTCATCTTTTGTGGCAAAAAATGCCGCATGCGGCCCACCGTAACCCATCGGAATTCCGAAGCGTTGTGATGAACCAACGACCGTATCCGCGCCCCATTCGCCCGGCGGCGTGAGTAACGCGAGAGCTAACAGATCTGCAGCCGCGACAACGTAGATCTTCAGATCGTGTGCTTTTTTACAGAAATCCGTGTAATTGTATACCGCTCCATTACCTGCTGGATATTGAACCAATGCTCCAAAAAATTCCTGTGATAATGGTACCGACCGGTGATCACCGATTACTAATTCGATGTCCAGCGGAATAGCCCGTGTTTTAAGTACTTCGATGGTTTGTGGAAAACATTCTTGCGATACGAAAAATTTATTTCCCGAACCGTCTGCTTTTGATGCATAAAACATATGCATCGCTTCCGCCGCAGCCGTCCCTTCGTCAAGTAACGACGCATTGGCAATTTCCATTCCGGTCATATCCATTATCATAGTCTGATAATTCAATAAAGCTTCCAGACGACCTTGCGAAATTTCAGCCTGGTAAGGCGTATATTGTGTATACCAACTCGGATTTTCAAAAATATTTCTTAAAATAACGGTCGGAGTTATACAATCGTAATAACCCATGCCGATATAGGATTTGAAAACCTGATTTTTTGCAGCAATCTGTTTCAACTCATCGAGTAACTGCCGCTCACTGATCGCAGCCGGTAATGACATTTTTTGTTTGAGGCGAATGGGTTCTGGAATCGTTTCGTTTATCAATTGTTCGAGAGATTGGACGCCGATCGCTTTTAACATGGCTTCTGTGTCTTTCGGTCCCGGGCCGATATGTCTGCGTTTAAATTCGCTGTTCATGATACTCTTTCACCGTGTGAAGTTATATGGAAGTTTATAATGCTTAATTTAATGAATACGACGCGCTGTCAGCACCTGATTATTTCCGTAGGCTTTGGCATCGCGTAACGAAATTTCTAAACTTTTAATCAGATCAACGTCAGTTTCAATCCAGTCGTGTTCTAAACCAACAACGACCAGTGTCGTGGTAAGTTTGACAGACGTGGCTACAACTTTTTTGTCAGGCGGCAATAAATCTTCGTACACAGGAAACGGGTAAGCCGCTACCGCTTCTCGAATCAAATTCGCTTTATGCAAACTGTTATTTTCCGGCGTGTGCGTAAAAATGACGGCAAACTTACCTCCGTCGTAACGGCAAACAACGTCAGAATTACGAACAGAATTAACCAGCAAACTGGCGCATTCCTTCAACAATACATCGCTTAGTCTCGGGCCATAGGTATCGTTAATTTTTGTAAAAGAATCGACATCGACTAACGCAACACAGGATTCGTGTTTATATCTTTTAACAGCGCTGATCTCTTTTTGAATCCGTTGGTGAAAATATTTTTTATTGTACAACGATGTCAGCGGATCGGTAATGGTCAACGACGAAAGGTATTCGGTTTTTTCGGCAAGATCGGAATTGATTTTTTTTAACGAATCATTAGAATTCAAAAGTTCGTCTTTATGTTGCTGCAGACGTTCGATTTCAGTAAGTAAGTCATCATACAATTTTTTGTTACGCAAAAGCGTTTTGACTTTGATAATCAATTCCTGAGCGTCGTACGGTTGAATAAAATAATCGTCGGCGCCCCGGTCGAATCCTTCAGCCTGACTGGCGAAGTCTTTCATGTTAGCCGTTACGAAAATGATCGGAACGTGCTTGAATTGCGACCGTATCGTTTCACACACATGGAAACCATCAATACCCGGCATGCGTACGTCGAGCAAAATCAGATCGGGACAGCGTTCTTCAACCATCTTCAACGCCGACGCTCCGTCACCGGCTTCGATAAATGTATACTCCGGTTTTTGTAATGTTTTTTTCAGTGAATAGCGGTTATCATCGATATCGTCGACGATCAAAATGGTATATTTTGCGTCCATGAAAAACTTTCTAACGGGCTACTCTTCCGGGGACAAAACAGGTTAAGAACCATTCCCGTTTTGCAGGATGCGGTGAATTTCTTCCAGTAATTTTTCTCTCGAAAACATCGTTTTTTGAAATACGTGATACCGTTCGCCGGATAATTTTTGTTGATCTTCATGCGTTAACAGTTTCCCGGTTAGAACCAACACCGGTGTTTTATCCGTCGATTGGTCATTTTGCAAACTTTTCAAAACCGCAAATCCATCCGTTTGCGGCATCAACAAATCAAGGATCACCAGATCGTAAGATTTTTTCCTTGCCAATTGGATGGCCATTTCGCCGCTCGTCGCCACTTCAGAAACAAAATCATCGCTTTCCAGAATTTCTTCGACTAATTCGGCTTGTGAAAGATCATCATCGACAATCAGAATTTTTTTCAATCCGCGCTCTTCGCTCAGCTTATGAAGGCGTTTGAGAAACATATCCTGCGAGATCGGTTTGACGATATAATCGGCCGCGCCAAGACTGAATCCCAACTTGCGATTGTCCAGCATCGACACGATTGCGATCGGAATGTCTTTAGTCGCCGGATTCTTTTTCAAAGCCTGCAGCACTTCCCACCCGTCTTTGCGAGGCATCATGATGTCTAAAGTGATGACGTCAGGAACAAATTGTTCGGCCTTTTGCACTCCTGTTTCTCCGTCTTTAGCCACCAGCACCTGGAAGGCATCGCCTTCCAGATATTTTTTAAAAATATAAATTGCTTCATCATCGTCTTCGACAACCAGAATTTTTTTCTTTTGCGGATCAGGCATAAAAGGCTCCTCGACCGCTTCTGTTTCGGCCGGAATATGACGCGCTTCGGAAACCATTGCCTCGATATCTTTTTCAGAAGGCTGTACTGCGCCACGGCGTTGTGCGGGCAGAATAAAACGGAAAGTTGAGCCTTGCCCCACTGAGCTTTCCACCCAAATGCGTCCGCCGAGTAATTCGACTAATTTTTTAGTAATAGCCAGGCCAAGACCTGTTCCGCCGTATTTGCGCGTAGCCGATCCATCAATCTGCCGGAAGGGATCGAAAATCGTTTCAAAATTACTGCTGTCAATGCCGATACCCGTATCGATGACGGCAAACTCAAGGACGTCGTGAAATTTCGTCCGTCCAACTTTTAAAATGATCGATCCTTTCGGCGTAAATTTGATCGCATTGGAAAGCAGATTGAGCAAAACTTGCTTTAATTTGTTTTCATCTGTGCTATGTACATCGATATCGGGTTCTTTTTCGATCGTAAATTCGAGGCCGGCTTCGCGCAGCATCGGGCGAATGGTCATTTCGATCCCACTGAGAAATGCGTCCATTTCGTATTCGGAACAAATCAAATCCATTCGTCCGGCTTCGATTTTTGAGATGTCGAGAATATCATTGATCAAACGCAGGAGATTTTTACCGCTTTTCTCAATGATTTTGATTTGTTTGTCCTGTTCTTCTGTCAGCTCTCCATCCATTCGCGCCAACAGAATGCTGGACAATGCAAGAATGGAATTCAACGGTGTACGCAATTCATGGCTCATGTTGGATAAAAATTCCGACTTGAGCCGGTTTGCCTCCATCACGCCTTTTTTGATTTCGTCGATCTGACGGTATGCTTTTTCCAGTTCCTGATTGCGTTGTTCGAATTCGTACTTCTTTTTTTCAATGTCCCGATATGCTTCACTGACTGATCGCTCAAATTGCATCGTTTCAGTGAGGTCACGAAATTCCAGAATAGTTTGTTTCGTCGTCGGAATCACGCGAAGGCGGACATAACGAATGTGTGGATTGAGAAACTCCAGCTTAACATCGGCTTTCTTTTTATCTGAAAGCACTTCTTTAAAAGTTTTGCTGTCTTTAAACATGGCCGTCATGCTGGCCGTGATTTCAGACGCACTGAGTTTGGCTAGTTTGGATGCTTCAAGGCTAAACATACCGCAAAAAGTCTGATTAGCTGAAACATAACGTCCATTGGAATTCAATACAAGAATGGCATCGGATAAATGTTCGGCCACATTCAAGGACGGACTTGAAGACACAGATGTCTGCGAAGATTTTGCTTTAGGTCTACGGCTGACGGTTTTATTCGTACGCCGGGTGGGTTTTTTCTTCATACTGCTTTTGAGTGAAGAGGTAATCGGGTCAATTAATGCGCAATCGATTCACGATACGTTTTAGCCGCCAGTAATTTTTCTTTAGCCGACATATCGCTGATTTTAATTTTGACGATCCAGCCGCTTCCGTAACAATCTTTGTTGATCAGTTCCGGTTCGTCTTTCAATTTTTCATTCACGGCAATAACCTCGCCGGTAAACGGTGCATATAAATCGCTTACCGTTTTAACCGCCTCGATCGATCCGAGAGGTTTTCCGGCTTCGACTTTTTTTCCTACGGAAGGCATTTCGACAAAAATAATATCGCCTAATTCGGATTGCGCGTATTCCGTGATGCCCACGGTTACTTCAGAATTATTTACTTGGGCCCATTCATGACTGGACGCATACAATAAATTTTCGGGAAAATTCATATCATTCTCCTGTTAGCTTATGCTTACTAAAAAGCGTGGTAAGATAATGAAATTCCGGTTCAAATACCATGACGGTCATCAGCCGACGGTTTGACTGCTCCATAAATACAAACGTTTTAACTCGAGAATTTTACGTTCAATTTTCGCATCGGTCGGATTTTTCTGTTTTAAAACTTTACAAGCCTGATACGCTGATCCGAACTGACCGCGTGCGGCCAACTGGTCAACCATTTCCATCGTAGCGTTTTCCAGATCAATTTCTAATTCTTCAACTTCGCCGCCTTCTTCTTCAATAACCGCCACCTCTTCAACCGGTTTAGTTTGCGCTTCTACAACCGGTTTGGTTACAGGTTTTTCTTCAACGGCAGGTATAATTGGTTTTTCTTCGGTTTTTTCGACTTTAGCTGTTACAATTTGCTCGACGGTCGGAGCAGCCTCCTCAGTTTTTTTCTTGACTTCGGTAGTGGCTTTTTCTTTGGCCGGTTCTTTAGTTTTTATTTCTTTTTTGGCTTCAGATTTGGGTGCTTTTTTGACGGCTTCTTCCAGGCGCGCTTCTTCGATAGCGTCAGTGTCCGTCAGACTGCCGAAATAATCGCTATAACCAATTGAAGGTTCATCACGATCGACAGGCTCAACGGAATCGAATGCACCGTCACCGCTGATCAACTGGTAGGTCGCAAAATCAAGAACGTCGTCATCCGAGTCAGGTGATCGGGAATAATCGGCTAAGGATATCGGTGCATCATCATCGCTTTCGAAAGAAGCCTCCTGAACCAAATCAGAATCGGAAAGAGATTGTTTGTAGGTGCGATAAGTAACCGGAGCGTCTTCGTTCACTTCTGCGGTTAATTTTTCTACAAGATTTGCGGCGGCAGATGTTTTGGATTTTGCAGGAACAACCAGTTCATCAGGCTCTTCTGCAATGTCATCATCCGTAAAAATAGCTTCCATCAATGCCGATTCGTCGGTCAGAATATCCAGATAATCTTTATAGGACATTTCGACTTCATCTAATGCAGCTTCTTGCTCTTCTGCTGATAAGATTTCAGTCTCTTCCATTGGTTCAATTGGTTCAACTGGTTCAGGCTTGACTACGGGCTCGGGCTTCTTCTTTTTTGGTGGCGCTTCGTCGACCACCAAATTCGTTTCTTCGGCTTTAACAATCGGCTTTTTCGTTTCCGGTTTCTTAATAGTTTCTTCGATAATCGCTTTGGCTTTGGCAGCACCTAATTCTGCAAGCTTTGCTTCCATCGCGTCATGTTCCAGAATAACAGCTTTACCTGCTTTTTCCAATTCATGCCGCAATTTATATTGGTCGAATGAAACTTCGTCTTCTTCGCGGAAATACATCAAGCCGTTTTTGTCGACGTAAGCCGGAACAAGTCCTTTAAGATCGACATCGGGTGCTTTCTGAACAGTTTTTGTTTCGACCGGTTGTTCTTTGGGCTTAGAAATTTCTTTGACAACTTTTTCTTCAACAGGCTGCAGATCCGTTTGTGGTTGCTTGATATCTGCCAATGTTTTGTCGATCGGCGTAAAAAACATCTCGGCTTCTGAAACCGGTGTTTTGATTTGTTCGACGGGTTTAGGAGTTTCTTTGACTTGAGGTTGCGGAACAGGTTGCGGTTTTACTTCCGGTTTCAGTTCAGTTTTGACAGGAGTTTTCACCGCCGCTGATTTGGTTTCAGTCGCCGGTCGCGGTGCCATTTTCACCTCATCCCCCTCGTCATCGTCTCCGCCATCCTTGAGCTTTTGGTATTGGTCTTTGAGATCAATCAAAGCTTGTATGATTTGCCGGTTGATCGGATCCATACGTAACGCAGTGCGATAACGCGCCACGGCCGTTTTGATGTCATCCGCTTCCAATGCAAGATCGCCCAAGAATTTATGCGTGCGCAAATTACCGGGA
The sequence above is a segment of the bacterium genome. Coding sequences within it:
- a CDS encoding diguanylate cyclase; amino-acid sequence: MDAKYTILIVDDIDDNRYSLKKTLQKPEYTFIEAGDGASALKMVEERCPDLILLDVRMPGIDGFHVCETIRSQFKHVPIIFVTANMKDFASQAEGFDRGADDYFIQPYDAQELIIKVKTLLRNKKLYDDLLTEIERLQQHKDELLNSNDSLKKINSDLAEKTEYLSSLTITDPLTSLYNKKYFHQRIQKEISAVKRYKHESCVALVDVDSFTKINDTYGPRLSDVLLKECASLLVNSVRNSDVVCRYDGGKFAVIFTHTPENNSLHKANLIREAVAAYPFPVYEDLLPPDKKVVATSVKLTTTLVVVGLEHDWIETDVDLIKSLEISLRDAKAYGNNQVLTARRIH
- a CDS encoding response regulator, whose translation is MKKKPTRRTNKTVSRRPKAKSSQTSVSSSPSLNVAEHLSDAILVLNSNGRYVSANQTFCGMFSLEASKLAKLSASEITASMTAMFKDSKTFKEVLSDKKKADVKLEFLNPHIRYVRLRVIPTTKQTILEFRDLTETMQFERSVSEAYRDIEKKKYEFEQRNQELEKAYRQIDEIKKGVMEANRLKSEFLSNMSHELRTPLNSILALSSILLARMDGELTEEQDKQIKIIEKSGKNLLRLINDILDISKIEAGRMDLICSEYEMDAFLSGIEMTIRPMLREAGLEFTIEKEPDIDVHSTDENKLKQVLLNLLSNAIKFTPKGSIILKVGRTKFHDVLEFAVIDTGIGIDSSNFETIFDPFRQIDGSATRKYGGTGLGLAITKKLVELLGGRIWVESSVGQGSTFRFILPAQRRGAVQPSEKDIEAMVSEARHIPAETEAVEEPFMPDPQKKKILVVEDDDEAIYIFKKYLEGDAFQVLVAKDGETGVQKAEQFVPDVITLDIMMPRKDGWEVLQALKKNPATKDIPIAIVSMLDNRKLGFSLGAADYIVKPISQDMFLKRLHKLSEERGLKKILIVDDDLSQAELVEEILESDDFVSEVATSGEMAIQLARKKSYDLVILDLLMPQTDGFAVLKSLQNDQSTDKTPVLVLTGKLLTHEDQQKLSGERYHVFQKTMFSREKLLEEIHRILQNGNGS
- the gcvH gene encoding glycine cleavage system protein GcvH, which translates into the protein MNFPENLLYASSHEWAQVNNSEVTVGITEYAQSELGDIIFVEMPSVGKKVEAGKPLGSIEAVKTVSDLYAPFTGEVIAVNEKLKDEPELINKDCYGSGWIVKIKISDMSAKEKLLAAKTYRESIAH
- a CDS encoding tetratricopeptide repeat protein, producing the protein MAKENKSAAVSGIGTGEILAEINLISQIQQIETKLAVDKNSIRFAQLADAYIGIGEFDEAIRICEEGMKTYPFYDTAFLVMAKAYYQRGNKPKAQEILEHFLMSHPGNLRTHKFLGDLALEADDIKTAVARYRTALRMDPINRQIIQALIDLKDQYQKLKDGGDDDEGDEVKMAPRPATETKSAAVKTPVKTELKPEVKPQPVPQPQVKETPKPVEQIKTPVSEAEMFFTPIDKTLADIKQPQTDLQPVEEKVVKEISKPKEQPVETKTVQKAPDVDLKGLVPAYVDKNGLMYFREEDEVSFDQYKLRHELEKAGKAVILEHDAMEAKLAELGAAKAKAIIEETIKKPETKKPIVKAEETNLVVDEAPPKKKKPEPVVKPEPVEPIEPMEETEILSAEEQEAALDEVEMSYKDYLDILTDESALMEAIFTDDDIAEEPDELVVPAKSKTSAAANLVEKLTAEVNEDAPVTYRTYKQSLSDSDLVQEASFESDDDAPISLADYSRSPDSDDDVLDFATYQLISGDGAFDSVEPVDRDEPSIGYSDYFGSLTDTDAIEEARLEEAVKKAPKSEAKKEIKTKEPAKEKATTEVKKKTEEAAPTVEQIVTAKVEKTEEKPIIPAVEEKPVTKPVVEAQTKPVEEVAVIEEEGGEVEELEIDLENATMEMVDQLAARGQFGSAYQACKVLKQKNPTDAKIERKILELKRLYLWSSQTVG